One genomic window of Mucilaginibacter sp. SJ includes the following:
- a CDS encoding calcineurin-like phosphoesterase family protein, translating to MNRRSFLQGVGLITGGAFISLRANGFTQLLTTDTVKGRVTVGKKGIKEVVISDGFSVVLTDDKGNYELTPNEKAKSIFMSTPSGYEFKTDYNVAKHYENIGGSSHFDFKLQALNADDNNHHFIIWADPQVKNKKDVKQMMDTSVPDTIATIKSLGKNALVHGICVGDIVWDNHELFPAYNEAVAQMAIPFFQAIGNHDMDYRQGGDETSDVTFKKIYGPTYYSFNRGKAHYVVLDNVRYLGVEREYDGYITEDQLNWLAKDLQYVKKDQLLIINLHIPVYNQVKNNKDFYKVLDGFSNVHIMSGHTHYHDNNITNGIFEHNHGTVCGGWWTGPICVDGTPRGYGVYSVTGTELKWYYKSTGLPAENQISVYAEKLTDQMRLIANVWNYDPEWKVVYYLDDKPMGALSKEQGYDPLSVSLYKGDQLPAGRHFVEPHETGHLFVAHFELTVKKVRVEATDRFGNKYSNELDAK from the coding sequence ATGAACAGAAGATCATTTTTACAGGGCGTTGGCCTTATAACCGGCGGTGCATTCATATCGCTCCGTGCAAATGGGTTCACCCAGCTACTAACAACTGATACCGTAAAAGGCCGCGTTACCGTTGGCAAAAAAGGCATAAAAGAGGTTGTAATATCTGATGGCTTTTCAGTAGTGCTTACTGATGATAAGGGTAATTACGAACTTACACCCAATGAAAAAGCCAAAAGCATTTTCATGAGCACGCCATCAGGCTACGAGTTTAAAACCGACTATAACGTTGCCAAACATTACGAAAACATAGGCGGCAGTTCGCATTTTGATTTTAAACTGCAGGCTTTAAATGCAGATGACAATAACCATCATTTCATTATCTGGGCCGATCCGCAGGTAAAAAACAAAAAGGATGTAAAGCAGATGATGGATACCTCGGTTCCTGACACCATCGCTACCATAAAATCATTAGGTAAAAATGCACTGGTACATGGCATTTGCGTAGGCGACATTGTTTGGGATAACCACGAGCTTTTCCCTGCTTATAATGAAGCTGTGGCGCAAATGGCGATCCCGTTTTTCCAGGCGATAGGTAATCACGACATGGATTACCGCCAGGGCGGCGATGAAACATCGGATGTTACTTTTAAGAAGATCTATGGCCCAACCTACTACTCATTTAACCGCGGTAAAGCACATTATGTAGTGCTCGATAATGTTCGTTACCTTGGTGTTGAACGTGAGTATGACGGCTATATCACCGAAGACCAGCTAAACTGGCTGGCTAAAGATCTGCAATACGTTAAGAAAGATCAGTTACTGATCATCAACCTGCATATCCCGGTTTATAACCAGGTGAAAAATAACAAGGACTTTTATAAAGTATTAGATGGTTTCAGCAATGTACACATCATGTCGGGCCATACGCATTATCATGATAACAATATCACCAATGGCATTTTTGAGCACAACCACGGTACAGTATGCGGCGGCTGGTGGACGGGGCCTATTTGCGTTGATGGTACCCCACGTGGATACGGCGTGTATTCAGTAACCGGTACTGAGCTGAAATGGTACTATAAATCTACAGGTTTGCCTGCCGAAAACCAGATCAGTGTTTATGCCGAAAAACTAACCGACCAGATGCGCCTCATTGCCAACGTTTGGAATTATGACCCCGAGTGGAAAGTTGTGTATTATTTAGATGACAAACCGATGGGAGCGTTGTCAAAAGAGCAGGGATATGATCCCTTATCGGTAAGTTTGTATAAAGGCGATCAGCTACCGGCAGGCCGGCATTTTGTGGAGCCGCATGAAACGGGGCACCTGTTTGTGGCGCACTTTGAGCTAACGGTTAAGAAAGTTAGGGTTGAAGCTACCGATCGTTTCGGAAATAAATATTCAAACGAATTAGATGCGAAATAA
- a CDS encoding glycerophosphodiester phosphodiesterase, giving the protein MELKNADFPSFSAEAHRGGRGLRPENTIPAMKNAIDLGVVTTLEMDTHITADGQVVLSHDEYINPLFSLTPDGKEISKEEAKNLILYKMKYEDLKKYDVGSKPYSKFPRQQKIKTYMPLLSELIDSVQHYIKVNHKKPVFYNIETKCSPEGDGIYNPAPDEFVDKLMAVLIEKKILPYVVIQSFDKRTLQIIHKKYPDVRTSYLIENKKSFEDNMADLGFTPFIYSPDYKLVDADLVKKCHDAKIKVLPWTVNTKKEIEQLKSLGVDGVISDYPDLF; this is encoded by the coding sequence ATGGAACTAAAAAATGCAGATTTCCCCTCATTCAGTGCCGAAGCGCATCGCGGTGGCAGGGGACTGAGGCCCGAAAATACCATTCCTGCAATGAAAAACGCCATCGATCTGGGTGTTGTCACCACGCTGGAGATGGATACGCACATTACCGCGGATGGGCAGGTGGTTTTATCGCATGATGAATATATTAACCCGCTGTTTTCGCTTACGCCTGATGGTAAGGAGATTAGCAAGGAAGAAGCTAAAAACCTGATCCTCTATAAAATGAAATATGAGGATCTGAAAAAATATGATGTAGGTTCAAAACCGTACAGCAAATTTCCGCGCCAGCAAAAAATCAAAACCTATATGCCGCTGCTGTCTGAATTGATTGATTCGGTACAGCATTATATTAAGGTAAATCATAAAAAGCCGGTATTCTACAACATCGAAACTAAATGCTCACCCGAAGGTGACGGCATTTATAATCCGGCTCCAGACGAGTTTGTGGATAAGTTGATGGCTGTTTTGATCGAAAAAAAGATCCTGCCCTACGTGGTGATCCAGTCGTTTGATAAACGTACGCTGCAGATCATCCACAAAAAATACCCTGATGTACGTACTTCTTATCTTATCGAAAACAAAAAATCGTTTGAAGATAATATGGCCGATCTGGGTTTTACCCCATTCATCTACAGTCCGGATTATAAGTTGGTTGATGCCGACCTGGTAAAGAAATGCCATGATGCAAAGATTAAAGTATTACCATGGACCGTAAACACCAAAAAGGAAATTGAGCAACTTAAAAGTTTAGGTGTTGATGGTGTGATTTCTGATTATCCGGATTTGTTTTAA
- a CDS encoding alpha-L-fucosidase codes for MFKLKAICFIAICAASLSLKAQTAQQPVKPLAQLQQEFVDLRFGMFIHFNIPTYMDQDWADPDALPTIFNPKKLNCDQWAKAAKSANMTYGCITTKHHSGFCIWDTKTTDYNVMNSPLKKDVVKEYTDAFRANGLKVFLYYSILDTHHRLRPNMITPKHIDMVKAQITELMTKYGEISALIIDGWDAPWSRISYDDVPFEEIYTLVKSLQPNCLVMDLNGAKYPAEGMYYTDIKTYEMGAGQRVSTKDNRMPAIACLPLQANWFWETSHPTTPVKEPAKLVNDILKPLNNVDCNFILNVAPNRDGLFDDNALAALKEIGKLWKNEGPVAKLSTLDAPIISSNIAKNQPASASWSDDSAIMDFANDDDFHSSWVSNPTVKNPWYEIDFKKDQALNTIVIAVEKPNISHYRLEYYLNGSWKPLFDGENANKIKVHRFDRVWAGKVRISIDKADHQVSIAEFQVYNERR; via the coding sequence ATGTTTAAGTTAAAAGCTATTTGCTTTATTGCGATTTGTGCTGCGTCCCTCTCACTAAAAGCACAAACGGCACAGCAGCCTGTAAAACCGCTTGCCCAGCTTCAGCAGGAATTTGTCGACCTGCGTTTCGGTATGTTCATCCATTTTAACATTCCAACTTATATGGATCAGGACTGGGCCGATCCTGATGCTTTGCCAACCATCTTCAATCCTAAAAAATTGAATTGCGACCAGTGGGCAAAGGCTGCAAAATCGGCCAACATGACTTACGGTTGCATCACCACCAAACATCACAGCGGTTTTTGTATCTGGGACACCAAAACAACCGATTATAACGTGATGAACAGTCCGCTGAAAAAGGATGTAGTAAAAGAGTATACCGATGCTTTCAGGGCTAATGGCTTAAAAGTGTTCCTGTATTATTCTATTTTGGATACCCACCACAGGTTAAGGCCAAACATGATCACGCCAAAGCATATTGATATGGTAAAAGCGCAGATCACCGAGCTGATGACCAAATACGGCGAGATTTCGGCCCTGATCATTGACGGATGGGATGCACCATGGTCGAGGATCTCATATGATGATGTTCCGTTTGAAGAAATCTACACATTGGTAAAATCATTGCAGCCAAACTGTTTGGTGATGGACCTGAATGGCGCCAAATATCCTGCCGAAGGCATGTATTATACTGATATCAAAACTTACGAAATGGGAGCAGGTCAGCGGGTTTCAACTAAAGATAACCGGATGCCGGCCATTGCCTGTTTACCGTTGCAGGCCAATTGGTTTTGGGAAACAAGCCACCCAACAACCCCGGTTAAGGAACCTGCTAAACTGGTTAACGATATCCTGAAACCGTTGAACAATGTCGACTGTAATTTTATTCTGAATGTAGCGCCTAACCGCGATGGCTTGTTTGACGATAACGCTCTTGCCGCACTTAAGGAAATTGGTAAGCTTTGGAAAAACGAAGGCCCGGTAGCTAAGCTTTCTACGTTGGATGCACCGATCATCTCATCAAACATTGCAAAAAATCAGCCGGCAAGCGCAAGCTGGAGCGATGATTCGGCTATTATGGATTTTGCTAACGATGATGATTTTCATAGCTCATGGGTGTCAAACCCAACAGTTAAAAATCCATGGTACGAGATAGATTTTAAGAAAGACCAGGCGCTGAACACCATCGTTATTGCTGTAGAAAAACCGAACATATCGCATTACCGCCTGGAATATTACCTGAACGGAAGCTGGAAACCCTTGTTTGATGGCGAAAACGCTAACAAGATTAAAGTACACCGTTTTGACAGGGTATGGGCCGGTAAGGTTCGGATCTCGATAGATAAAGCCGATCACCAGGTATCAATAGCCGAGTTCCAGGTTTATAACGAAAGAAGATAA
- a CDS encoding glycoside hydrolase family 95 protein, translating to MNQGLKTTLLFVVLPLCMQLIAPNAKAQNNTLWYKKPAKVWTEALPIGNGRLGAMIFGGVDDELLQLNESTLWSGGPVKQNVNPGAFQYLAQVREALFKGDYQKAHELTQKMQGLYSESFLPMADLHIKQSYNVGKTGSYYRDLNIGNAVATTKYAVNGVNYKREIFASAPDKVIVIRFTADKNKQLNLKINTSSQLRFQKEVLNKNVLQLSGKAPAHVEPSYVDSKNPIIYADDDKCRGMRYEVVAKAVTNDGKITTDTSGITVRGASVVTLYVGAATSFKAYNQCPDGDEKVAAKNLDKAAAKPYARLLAAHLADYHRFFNRVSLKINDTKGSHTELPTDERLALYNKNQGADPGIEALYFQYGRYLLISSSRTPGVPANLQGIWNKELRAPWSSNYTSNINVQMNYWMAEDCNLSEMHQPLFELIKGLSETGAGVAKDFYHAKGWVTHHNTDIWALANPVGDLGHGDPKWANWAMGGDWLTRHLWEHYLYTGDKAFLKNTAYPLMKGAAEFTFDWLVPDGQGHLVTAPSMSPENDFIYAEGKTGDVSVSTTMDMGIIRDLFDNLIAASKVLGVDAAFRDSLIAKKAKLIPYQIGSKGQLQEWYKDQESPDPHHRHVSHLYSVYPANEISIAANPELAAAAKRSLELRGDESTGWSLAWKVNLWARLRDGNHAYKLYRDLLRLTGESGYNYSEGGGLYPNMFDAHPPFQIDGNFGGTSGLAEMLLQSQNGNVHLLPALPDAWANGEIKGLAARGAFVIDMKWAAGKVVTAQVLSKAGGTCHIVSKSKLTVKGLNATPVKVKEGYELVINTEKGKSYQLVSSI from the coding sequence ATGAACCAAGGCCTGAAAACAACACTCCTGTTTGTAGTTTTACCGCTATGTATGCAATTGATTGCGCCAAACGCAAAGGCGCAGAACAATACTTTATGGTATAAAAAGCCCGCCAAAGTGTGGACAGAAGCTTTACCTATTGGCAACGGCAGGTTAGGAGCCATGATTTTTGGTGGTGTTGATGATGAATTGCTGCAACTCAATGAATCTACCCTATGGTCGGGCGGGCCGGTGAAGCAAAATGTAAATCCCGGTGCATTTCAATACCTGGCCCAGGTAAGGGAGGCGTTGTTTAAAGGTGATTATCAAAAGGCGCATGAGCTAACGCAAAAGATGCAGGGCTTATACTCTGAAAGCTTTTTGCCAATGGCCGATTTGCATATCAAACAATCATACAATGTTGGTAAAACCGGTAGCTATTATCGCGACCTGAATATCGGCAACGCTGTTGCTACAACCAAATATGCTGTCAACGGGGTAAACTATAAACGTGAAATCTTTGCTTCGGCACCCGATAAAGTCATCGTGATCCGGTTTACGGCTGATAAGAATAAACAGTTAAACCTTAAAATAAATACAAGCAGCCAGCTTCGTTTTCAAAAGGAGGTGCTGAATAAAAACGTACTGCAGCTAAGCGGTAAAGCCCCGGCACACGTTGAGCCAAGCTATGTTGATTCAAAAAATCCGATAATTTATGCCGACGATGATAAGTGCCGGGGGATGCGTTATGAAGTGGTGGCAAAAGCTGTAACTAATGATGGCAAAATTACCACCGATACCAGTGGTATCACGGTGAGAGGAGCATCTGTTGTGACGCTTTATGTTGGCGCCGCTACCAGCTTTAAAGCTTACAACCAATGCCCTGACGGCGACGAAAAGGTTGCGGCCAAAAATCTTGATAAAGCTGCTGCCAAACCTTATGCGCGGCTGCTTGCCGCTCACCTGGCCGACTATCATCGCTTTTTTAACAGGGTAAGCCTTAAAATTAATGATACCAAGGGCAGTCATACCGAATTGCCTACAGATGAACGGCTTGCGCTTTACAATAAAAATCAGGGGGCCGATCCTGGTATTGAAGCTTTATATTTTCAATATGGCCGTTACCTGCTGATAAGCAGCTCAAGAACACCTGGCGTTCCTGCTAACCTTCAAGGCATCTGGAATAAAGAGTTACGTGCACCCTGGAGCTCAAACTACACCAGCAACATCAACGTGCAAATGAACTACTGGATGGCTGAAGACTGTAATTTGTCTGAAATGCACCAGCCTTTATTTGAACTGATCAAAGGATTGTCGGAAACGGGCGCTGGTGTTGCTAAAGATTTCTACCATGCTAAGGGTTGGGTAACTCACCATAATACAGATATCTGGGCTTTGGCTAACCCGGTAGGTGACCTTGGCCATGGTGACCCTAAATGGGCAAACTGGGCAATGGGGGGCGACTGGCTAACCCGCCACCTTTGGGAGCACTATTTATATACCGGCGATAAAGCGTTTTTAAAAAACACAGCTTACCCATTAATGAAAGGCGCTGCCGAATTTACTTTTGATTGGTTGGTGCCCGATGGTCAGGGCCATTTAGTAACTGCACCGTCGATGTCGCCCGAAAATGATTTTATTTATGCTGAAGGTAAAACCGGGGATGTTTCTGTTTCTACTACAATGGATATGGGTATCATCCGCGATCTGTTTGATAACCTCATTGCAGCAAGTAAAGTATTGGGTGTTGATGCCGCTTTCAGGGATTCACTTATCGCCAAAAAAGCTAAACTGATCCCATATCAGATAGGCAGCAAGGGACAATTGCAGGAATGGTATAAAGACCAGGAATCGCCAGATCCGCATCACCGTCACGTGTCGCATTTATATTCCGTTTATCCGGCTAATGAAATTTCGATAGCTGCAAACCCGGAGCTGGCAGCGGCGGCAAAACGTTCGTTAGAGTTACGCGGCGATGAAAGTACCGGATGGAGCCTGGCCTGGAAGGTAAACCTTTGGGCCCGGTTAAGAGATGGCAATCACGCCTACAAATTATACCGCGACTTGCTGCGCTTAACCGGCGAAAGTGGTTACAACTACAGCGAGGGTGGAGGACTTTATCCGAATATGTTCGATGCTCACCCACCGTTTCAGATAGATGGTAACTTTGGCGGTACCTCTGGTTTGGCCGAAATGCTGCTGCAAAGCCAGAACGGTAATGTACACCTGCTACCTGCATTACCCGATGCCTGGGCCAACGGTGAAATTAAAGGTTTGGCAGCAAGAGGCGCATTTGTAATTGACATGAAATGGGCAGCGGGTAAGGTTGTGACCGCCCAGGTGTTATCAAAAGCAGGAGGCACCTGTCATATTGTATCTAAATCAAAACTGACAGTTAAAGGTTTGAATGCTACTCCGGTTAAAGTGAAAGAAGGGTATGAGCTGGTGATCAATACAGAAAAAGGCAAATCATATCAATTAGTAAGCAGCATATGA
- a CDS encoding SGNH/GDSL hydrolase family protein has protein sequence MSNSRRNFLKKASLAGAAAIAAPQLVSASAKNDNFIPDDGTGKTFLFQGDSITDGGRSYDKDWNHVYGQGYAYLITARINFDYPGRDYQFFNRGISGNTINDLAARWQKDTLDIKPDVLSILVGINDVHKVIMQGDKSTAEDFGKAYNQLLTQTTGALPNVKLILLEPFILPVGMVNKNPELWAAEVQKRQVVVRTLALKFNAIFVPLQDVFNKALQKAKAEHWIWDGVHPMPAGHELIALEWMKSVKKLY, from the coding sequence ATGAGCAACAGCAGGAGAAACTTTTTAAAGAAAGCATCATTGGCCGGCGCAGCGGCAATAGCTGCCCCCCAGTTGGTATCCGCATCAGCAAAAAATGATAATTTTATACCTGATGATGGCACCGGTAAAACCTTCCTGTTTCAGGGCGACTCAATAACTGATGGCGGCCGTAGCTATGATAAAGACTGGAACCATGTTTACGGGCAGGGCTATGCTTATTTGATAACAGCCCGCATTAACTTTGACTATCCTGGTAGGGATTACCAATTTTTTAACCGGGGTATCAGTGGCAATACCATAAATGACCTTGCAGCACGCTGGCAAAAGGATACATTGGATATTAAACCCGATGTATTGAGTATATTGGTAGGCATTAACGATGTGCATAAAGTAATAATGCAGGGCGATAAATCAACTGCCGAAGATTTTGGCAAAGCCTATAATCAACTTTTAACCCAAACTACAGGCGCCTTACCCAATGTTAAATTGATTTTATTGGAGCCATTTATCCTACCCGTAGGTATGGTAAACAAGAATCCTGAGCTATGGGCAGCTGAGGTTCAAAAACGACAGGTAGTTGTCAGAACGCTTGCCCTAAAATTTAACGCCATTTTTGTGCCTTTGCAGGATGTATTCAACAAGGCATTGCAAAAAGCCAAAGCCGAACATTGGATCTGGGATGGTGTTCATCCCATGCCCGCCGGGCATGAGCTTATTGCCCTTGAGTGGATGAAGTCGGTTAAAAAGCTGTATTAA
- a CDS encoding CHC2 zinc finger domain-containing protein, with protein sequence MSASHSLSPVQADLVRIVSKYVLLEESRRNLKGRCPFHKDQATSLMVSPEKNIFQCFGCGKGGGPVEFVMAIEHKTREEAIQMIAGSN encoded by the coding sequence ATGTCTGCATCTCATTCCCTGTCGCCGGTACAGGCCGATCTTGTACGAATTGTTTCAAAATATGTGCTGCTTGAAGAAAGCCGGAGAAATTTAAAAGGCCGCTGCCCCTTTCATAAAGACCAGGCGACATCACTAATGGTATCGCCCGAAAAAAACATTTTTCAATGCTTTGGCTGCGGTAAAGGCGGCGGCCCCGTTGAATTTGTAATGGCCATTGAACACAAAACCCGCGAAGAGGCTATTCAAATGATTGCGGGAAGTAATTAG
- a CDS encoding GNAT family N-acetyltransferase gives MNYTQICKAFNDLTVTELYQLLKLRSEVFVVEQHCVFLDTDDKDYACHHLLLFDGDQELVAYARIVPAGKSYAETSIGRIVSSKKVRGKGVGKILTQAAIDQTKKIYGDVPIRIGAQYYAVKFYEQSGFKIDGEIYDEDGIDHIEMILS, from the coding sequence ATGAACTACACTCAAATTTGCAAAGCTTTTAATGATTTAACCGTTACCGAATTGTACCAATTATTAAAACTCAGGAGCGAGGTATTTGTAGTTGAACAACATTGTGTGTTTTTAGACACCGATGATAAAGACTACGCTTGCCACCATCTGTTATTGTTTGATGGTGATCAGGAACTGGTGGCCTATGCCCGTATTGTACCCGCAGGTAAATCATACGCCGAAACATCGATAGGGCGTATAGTAAGCAGCAAAAAGGTGCGGGGTAAAGGTGTAGGTAAAATACTAACCCAGGCCGCCATCGATCAAACTAAAAAGATCTATGGAGATGTGCCTATCCGGATAGGGGCACAGTACTATGCTGTCAAATTTTATGAACAATCGGGTTTTAAAATTGATGGTGAAATTTATGATGAGGATGGTATCGACCATATTGAAATGATCCTGTCCTGA
- a CDS encoding Dps family protein has protein sequence MKTNIGINEADRQAVSDQLAKLLADEFVLYTKTRNAHWNIEGPDFHSMHVFFEQQYNELDEIMDSVAERIRKIGHYAPATLTQLLQLTHLTEKLDHKNDSPGFLKELLEDHESIIEFIRGNINPFANQFNDAGTSDFITGLMETHEGMAWMLRSHFR, from the coding sequence ATGAAAACAAACATCGGAATTAATGAAGCAGACCGCCAGGCCGTTTCAGATCAGTTAGCCAAATTATTAGCCGACGAATTTGTACTGTACACCAAAACCCGTAATGCCCACTGGAATATTGAAGGTCCCGACTTTCATTCAATGCATGTGTTTTTTGAACAACAATACAACGAGCTTGATGAAATTATGGACAGCGTGGCCGAACGAATCCGTAAAATAGGTCATTACGCACCGGCTACTTTAACCCAGCTGTTACAACTTACCCATTTAACCGAAAAGCTCGATCACAAAAATGATAGCCCGGGCTTTTTGAAGGAATTGCTTGAAGACCATGAAAGCATCATCGAGTTTATCCGCGGTAATATCAACCCCTTCGCTAACCAGTTTAATGACGCCGGTACCAGCGACTTTATTACCGGTCTTATGGAAACACACGAGGGCATGGCCTGGATGCTGAGGTCGCATTTCAGATAA
- a CDS encoding alpha-L-rhamnosidase-related protein has product MKKIIGILILTIICFICKAQKLPPVFDAKRSAEAESTETVRKYLSPVRILWKSPDAATNIINAEKLLKQGDGQANLSGNDLCILQSNEKGKPGLLLDFGKELHGGLQLVTDQSRGGKPVRVRIRFGESAGEAMSDIDTIKGATNDHAMRDMIMSLPWLGKLEIGNTGFRFVRIDLVDDNSQLKLKEARAIFVYRDIPYLGSFKCSDTLLNKIWLTGAYTVHLNMQDYLWDGIKRDRLVWVGDMHPETSTIAAVFGDNPVVSKSLDLARDITPLPGYMNGMVSYSMWWILIQRDWYMHTGNLKYLRQQKAYLVKLLNQYAVQVDANGSEKLDGAGRFLDWPSSENKPAIHAGLQAMLVMTLNAGAELCKILKDPATAKKCEDAVAKLKTNVPDASGSKQAAALLGLSGLLPARKANDILSKDGVHNYSTFFGYYMLLTKAKAGDYQGGIDAIRNFWGPMLNLGATTFWEDFNIDWLPNASRIDELVPNGKKDIHGDYGAYCYKGFRHSLSHGWASGPTPWLTEYVLGVKIIAPGCKVIKIEPHLGDLSYAEGTYPTPYGIVKIEHVKQADGKVKSVINVPAGIRVIQ; this is encoded by the coding sequence ATGAAGAAAATCATCGGTATACTCATATTGACTATCATCTGTTTTATTTGCAAGGCCCAAAAGCTTCCTCCGGTTTTTGATGCTAAGCGATCTGCCGAAGCGGAATCGACAGAAACGGTGAGGAAATATCTTTCACCGGTCCGCATCCTTTGGAAATCGCCCGATGCAGCTACCAATATTATCAATGCCGAAAAACTGCTGAAGCAAGGTGATGGACAAGCCAATCTTTCAGGTAATGACTTGTGCATTCTTCAAAGTAATGAAAAGGGCAAACCCGGTTTATTGCTTGATTTTGGTAAGGAATTGCACGGCGGTTTGCAATTGGTAACCGATCAGTCGAGGGGTGGCAAGCCAGTGAGGGTGCGTATCCGTTTTGGCGAATCGGCGGGCGAAGCTATGTCAGATATCGATACCATAAAAGGCGCTACTAACGACCACGCTATGCGCGACATGATCATGTCCCTGCCATGGTTGGGTAAGCTGGAAATTGGCAACACCGGTTTTCGTTTTGTACGGATAGATTTGGTGGACGATAATAGTCAACTTAAGCTGAAAGAAGCGAGGGCTATTTTTGTTTACCGCGATATCCCTTACCTCGGCTCATTTAAATGCAGTGATACGCTGCTTAACAAAATATGGCTTACCGGTGCATACACCGTACATCTCAATATGCAGGATTATCTTTGGGACGGTATTAAACGCGACAGGCTGGTTTGGGTAGGCGATATGCATCCCGAAACATCAACCATTGCCGCTGTATTTGGTGATAATCCGGTAGTGTCCAAAAGTCTTGATTTGGCCCGCGATATTACGCCATTGCCGGGCTATATGAACGGGATGGTATCTTATTCCATGTGGTGGATCCTAATCCAACGCGATTGGTATATGCACACCGGTAATTTGAAATATCTGCGGCAGCAGAAAGCTTACCTGGTAAAGTTGCTGAATCAGTACGCTGTACAGGTTGATGCAAATGGCAGCGAAAAGCTGGACGGCGCCGGTCGGTTTTTGGACTGGCCATCGAGCGAAAATAAACCTGCTATTCATGCCGGTTTACAGGCCATGCTGGTGATGACCCTGAATGCCGGTGCCGAACTCTGCAAAATATTGAAAGATCCGGCCACCGCCAAAAAATGCGAAGATGCGGTTGCTAAACTAAAAACCAATGTGCCGGATGCCAGCGGTTCAAAACAGGCGGCAGCCTTATTGGGATTATCGGGTTTACTCCCTGCCCGAAAAGCAAACGATATTCTTTCTAAAGATGGAGTACACAATTACTCAACGTTTTTTGGTTATTATATGCTGTTGACCAAAGCCAAAGCCGGCGACTACCAGGGTGGCATTGACGCTATCCGTAACTTTTGGGGGCCGATGCTGAACCTTGGCGCTACTACTTTTTGGGAAGATTTTAATATCGACTGGCTGCCCAACGCTTCGCGGATAGATGAGTTGGTGCCCAATGGTAAAAAAGATATCCATGGTGATTATGGCGCTTATTGTTATAAAGGTTTCAGGCATAGTCTTTCGCACGGCTGGGCATCAGGGCCAACACCGTGGTTAACTGAGTATGTGTTGGGTGTAAAGATAATAGCGCCAGGTTGTAAGGTAATTAAGATTGAACCCCATTTGGGCGATCTGAGCTATGCCGAAGGAACTTATCCAACGCCATATGGTATTGTGAAAATTGAACATGTTAAGCAGGCTGATGGTAAAGTGAAATCGGTGATTAATGTCCCAGCCGGGATTAGGGTAATTCAATAA
- a CDS encoding VOC family protein: MKMIPLFKCQSLRQAIGFYTNVLDFRFKYPEATNDDGVVDLISEFGELQLTVYESDRLFGSVVNVWIDDVDSRFTYYVSRGLDTSAKKESPVHQGPTDQTWGTREFYVTDTDGNTLRFCQRQR, translated from the coding sequence ATGAAAATGATCCCACTTTTTAAATGCCAGAGCTTGCGGCAGGCTATTGGATTTTACACGAACGTGCTTGATTTCAGGTTCAAATACCCTGAAGCCACCAATGATGACGGCGTTGTTGACCTAATAAGCGAATTTGGAGAGCTGCAGTTAACCGTATATGAAAGCGACCGCTTATTTGGTTCGGTGGTAAATGTTTGGATTGATGATGTGGATAGCCGGTTTACATATTACGTATCCCGCGGGTTGGATACCTCTGCTAAAAAAGAGTCGCCCGTTCACCAGGGACCAACCGACCAAACCTGGGGAACGCGCGAGTTTTATGTTACGGATACTGACGGCAATACTTTACGGTTTTGCCAGCGGCAACGGTAG